GATACAATCCTTAGATCATGAGTGCACAAGACAATCAGTTTCCCCTTTGGGAAGTATTTATTCAGAGCAAAACCGGGTTGCCCTACAAGCATGCCGGAAGCATCCACGCCGCCGACGCCGAAATGGCCTTACAGAATGCGCGGGATACGTATACCCGACGCATGGAAGGCTCTT
This genomic interval from Flavobacteriales bacterium contains the following:
- the paaB gene encoding 1,2-phenylacetyl-CoA epoxidase subunit B, translating into MSAQDNQFPLWEVFIQSKTGLPYKHAGSIHAADAEMALQNARDTYTRRMEGSSIWVVPANAIVASTPEDVGSFFDPANDKVYRHPTFYVMPEGAQHI